Proteins found in one Actinokineospora alba genomic segment:
- a CDS encoding CGNR zinc finger domain-containing protein, whose amino-acid sequence MSSTHDVELVLDFLNTLDVEENADLLDDDLKWHAWLASRGLTAGDPAQVRAVRDGLRGLIGGAPAAAPPDAEVRVSVVGGVPRVSAADVAGAVLAAASRLAVLGEWERVKICPADECQWAFFDRSRNRSRTWCSMQVCGNREKARAWRERSKLG is encoded by the coding sequence GTGAGTTCTACCCACGACGTGGAGTTGGTCCTCGACTTCCTGAACACCCTTGACGTCGAAGAGAACGCCGACCTGCTCGACGACGACCTGAAATGGCACGCCTGGCTGGCCTCGCGCGGTCTGACCGCGGGCGACCCCGCGCAGGTTCGCGCTGTCCGCGATGGGTTGCGGGGGCTGATCGGCGGTGCGCCGGCGGCGGCTCCGCCTGATGCGGAGGTGCGGGTGTCGGTGGTCGGGGGCGTGCCGAGGGTGTCGGCTGCGGACGTTGCCGGGGCGGTTTTGGCGGCGGCTAGTCGGCTGGCGGTGCTTGGGGAGTGGGAGCGGGTGAAGATCTGTCCGGCTGATGAGTGCCAGTGGGCATTCTTCGACCGGTCGCGGAATCGGTCTCGGACTTGGTGCTCGATGCAGGTTTGTGGGAATCGGGAGAAGGCTCGAGCGTGGCGGGAACGTTCGAAGCTTGGTTGA
- a CDS encoding ABC transporter ATP-binding protein has product MTEPVLVGTDLRKTYSQTAALDGASMTVGAGEIVAVMGPSGSGKSTLLHCMAGIVAPESGTVVYNGQTLSAMSDKDRSALRRTEFGFVFQFGQLVPELTCLENVALPLRLGGLARAKAEESAREWLARLEVDGTADKRPGEVSGGQGQRVAVARALVTGPKVIFADEPTGALDSLNGEQVMRLLIDTAKETGAAIVLVTHEPRVAAYSDREVIVRDGRARQVEMVQ; this is encoded by the coding sequence GTGACCGAGCCGGTCCTGGTCGGCACCGATCTCCGCAAGACCTACAGCCAGACCGCGGCGCTCGACGGCGCGTCGATGACTGTCGGCGCGGGGGAGATCGTCGCGGTCATGGGCCCGTCCGGCTCGGGCAAGTCGACCCTGTTGCACTGCATGGCGGGGATCGTCGCGCCCGAGTCCGGCACGGTTGTCTACAACGGACAGACGTTGTCGGCGATGTCCGACAAGGACCGCAGTGCGTTGCGCCGCACCGAGTTCGGCTTCGTGTTCCAGTTCGGCCAGCTCGTCCCCGAGTTGACCTGCCTGGAGAACGTCGCCCTCCCGCTGCGTCTCGGCGGCCTGGCCCGCGCCAAGGCCGAGGAGTCCGCCCGGGAATGGTTGGCGCGCCTGGAGGTCGACGGCACGGCGGACAAGCGTCCGGGTGAGGTCTCCGGCGGCCAGGGGCAGCGGGTCGCTGTCGCCAGGGCGCTCGTGACCGGCCCGAAGGTGATCTTCGCCGACGAGCCGACCGGCGCCCTGGACTCGCTCAACGGCGAGCAGGTCATGCGCCTGCTCATCGACACGGCCAAGGAGACCGGCGCGGCGATCGTCCTCGTCACCCACGAGCCGCGCGTCGCCGCGTACTCCGACCGTGAGGTCATCGTCCGCGACGGCCGCGCCCGCCAGGTGGAGATGGTGCAGTGA
- a CDS encoding VOC family protein: MMSVPTLGSVVLDCPDPLELSKFYARLLDWPEPDAAADNSWSTIGNGGTLIEFQAVANYEAPTWPEGERPQQFHLDLKVEDLPAAHERAVEIGAKLLDEQKTFRVYADPAGHPFCLCAC; this comes from the coding sequence ATCATGTCTGTACCCACACTCGGCTCGGTCGTCCTCGACTGTCCCGACCCGCTGGAGCTCTCGAAGTTCTATGCCCGCCTGCTCGACTGGCCCGAGCCCGACGCCGCCGCCGACAACTCCTGGTCGACGATCGGCAACGGCGGCACGCTGATCGAGTTCCAGGCGGTGGCGAACTACGAGGCGCCGACGTGGCCGGAGGGCGAGCGGCCGCAGCAGTTCCACCTCGACCTCAAGGTCGAGGACCTGCCCGCCGCGCACGAGCGGGCGGTCGAGATCGGTGCCAAGCTGCTCGACGAGCAGAAGACGTTCCGCGTCTACGCCGACCCCGCCGGGCACCCGTTCTGCCTCTGCGCCTGCTGA
- a CDS encoding PadR family transcriptional regulator, which produces MSIGHALLGLLETGPRHGYDLKRTYDEHFGADRPLAYGQVYSTLSRLLRNGLVEESGVEPGGGPERKRYAITDAGVTDVAEWLVTPEKPEIYLQSALYTKVILALMSGRNAADVLDAQRVAHLRAMRELTVRKQRGDLADQLICDHALFHLEADLRWLELTTARLADLGKQVAS; this is translated from the coding sequence ATGTCAATCGGACACGCCTTGCTCGGACTCCTGGAAACAGGACCCAGGCATGGATATGACCTGAAGCGCACCTACGACGAGCACTTCGGCGCCGACCGCCCGCTGGCATACGGGCAGGTCTACTCGACGCTCTCGCGGCTGCTGCGCAACGGACTGGTGGAGGAGAGCGGTGTCGAACCTGGGGGCGGTCCGGAACGCAAGCGGTACGCGATCACGGACGCGGGCGTTACCGATGTCGCGGAGTGGCTCGTGACGCCGGAGAAGCCGGAGATCTACCTGCAGAGTGCGCTCTACACCAAGGTGATCCTGGCTCTCATGTCCGGCCGCAACGCCGCCGACGTGCTCGACGCCCAGCGCGTCGCGCACCTGCGGGCGATGCGCGAGCTGACCGTGCGCAAGCAGCGCGGCGACCTGGCCGACCAGCTCATCTGCGACCACGCGCTGTTCCACCTCGAGGCGGACCTGCGCTGGCTGGAGCTGACCACGGCCAGGCTCGCCGACCTCGGCAAGCAGGTGGCCTCGTGA